CCTCCACTCATAATATTTACTACTTTTCCTACAAATGCCATTTGGAAAAGAAAAGCTGCCCACTTACTCATACTATCACTTCCAAAATCACCAAATGCAATTGAGTACCCAAAAAGTAAAAAGGCCAAAGAAGCAACTGCATAAATTAAAGTATTGATTGTTAAGACTGCTGTAACATTTTTTGTTCTTACAAGTCCTGCTTCAAGCATAGCAAAACCTGGTACCATAAAAATGATTAATACCATTGCAAAAATAGCAAAGAAGGTATCTAGCACATAAGATATTGATTCAATCTCCATAAATTATCCTCTAAATGATTTTTATATAGAATAATTATAATAAGAAATTTAAAAGTAGAACTATTTTTTTTGTATATATTTTATACATTTGTTTAAAAAGAGGCATCATGCCCCTTTTTTATACGGCTTCAGAACCTCTTTGTTCTGTTCTAATTCTTACAACCTCATCTAAGGGTGTAACAAAGATTTTACCATCACCGATTTTCCCTGTTTTAGAAGATTCAATGATTGCGTTTATTGTTTGCTCAACATCTTCATCATTTACAACTACTTCTATTTTTACTTTTGCAAGAAAGTCAACAATATATTCAGCTCCTCTATAAAGTTCAGAATGTCCTTGTTGTCTTCCATAACCTTTTACATCAGATACTGTCATACCAGTAATTCCTATTTCAACTAATGCTTCTTTCACATCATCAAGTTTAAAAGGTTTAATAATTGCTTCAATTTTTTTCATTTGTCAATCCTTTATATAATTATGATCTTTTAAATTCAGGATAAGCTTCTAAACCTGTTTCATGAATATCAAGACCATTAATTTCTGTCTCCTCATCAACTCTTAATCCAATTACTAAATCAAGAACTTTCCATACAATAAATGATGAAACAAATACAAAAATACCAATTACAACTACACCTTTAATCTGTGCAAAAAATGAAACATCTGGATTAAAAATACCAACTGCTAATGTTCCCCAAATACCTGCAACTAAGTGAACAGAAAGTGCACCAACTGGATCATCAATTTTTAATTTATCCCATAAAGGAACTGCAATTACAACTAAAACTCCACCTACAATACCTTCAATAAAAGAAATAACCATTCCCAAATCAGGTCCTGCTGTTACAGAAACAAGTCCTGCTAAAGCACCATTTAACACCATTGTTAAATCCACTTTTTTGTAAATTAATTGTGTTAATATTGCTGCTGCTATTGCACCAGCACAAGCAGCCATATTTGTATCTGCAATAACTAAAGCAATACCATCAATATCTGCTTTACTTCCTAAAGCTAATTGTGAACCACCATTAAATCCAAACCAACCCATCCATAAAATAAATGTACCAAGTGTTGCTAATGTTAAGTTTGAACCAGGAATTGGTCTTACATTACCATTTTTACCATACTTGCCTTTTCTTGCTCCAAGAATTAAAACTCCAGCAAGTGCAGCCCAACCACCAACAGAGTGTACAATTGTAGAACCAGCAAAGTCAGAAAATCCTGCAAGAATTCCACCTAATTCACTTCCACCCCATGTCCAGTGACCCTGAATTGGATAAATTACACCACTTAATACAACTACAAATATAAGAAATGGCCATAGTTTCATTCTTTCTGCAATTGTTCCTGAAATAACAGAAGCTGCTGTTGCTACAAATACAACTTGAAAAAAGAAATCAGCCATAACTGGATATCCCATAGCTTCATTTGTTTTACCTGAAAGCATTGCTCCACTTCCAATAAATGATGAACCATCTCCATACATAAAGTTATATCCTACAAAATAGAACATAATACAAGATATTGCAAAAAGTGCAATATTTTTCGTAAGTACAGTTGCATTATTTTTTGTTCTAGTAAGACCAGCCTCTAACATAGCAAACCCAGCTGCCATCCACATAACAAGAATTCCTGCAAATACAAACAAGAACCCATCTAAGATATATTTTACATCAGCAAAATTTTCCATAAGTCTCCTTTTGGTTTTTATGCTTTCAGTATAAAATATAAATTTTAGATTGTAAACACATATTATGTATATTTTATATACAATATATTATATATTTTTTATTCATTTAGTTTTAAATCTTTTATTTAACACCTTTACAAATAAAATTAATTTATATACAATTGAATAGTTTTTATACATAATTTATAATATAAATAGGTTTTAATTTTAGTATTATTAAAGTATTAAAAGGAGTACTAATGAGAGAGTTTTTAGAAGTATATGAAGAGAACCAAGAGAAAGTTGATTATTTTTTACAAGAGAGTTTAAGAAATATAGGAAAATTATCTTCACATAAAAAAATAAATTTTGCACAACTATTTAATCTTTTTCCTTCACTTGAGTTAGTATATATTGTAGATAAAAATACAAAACATCAAACTTCAGATGATATTTATAAGAATAAGACTGACAATAGAGGTAAAGATAAAGATAGATCACATTTAATTTCAAAACTTGAATTGAAAAATAATCATATAGCTTTTTCAAAACCTTATATAAGTAGTGCCACTAGAAATAATTGTATTACACTATCAATTAAAGAAAATGATGAAATTATATTTTTAGATTTTAGATTAGATATCTTACTTGAAAAATTAAACTTGATTGAGTTACATAAGCCTTTTCATGCTATGACAAGAAGTTTTTATCTTTTTGTAGGTTTTTCAATGATTACCCTAGCAGTAATTACAATCTTATTTTCATTGTATGATTTTATACTATATTTATTCCAAAACCAAGATATTAAATTAGAGTTTATGTTTAAACCAATAATAGCACTTACTTTAGGTATGGCTATTTTTGATTTAGCAAAAACCATTTTAGAACAAGAGGTATTTTTCAAATCCTATGCAAAAAGCTCAAGAGTTGAAACAAAAATGATAACAAAATTTTTGATTACTATTATTATTGCTTTATCAATTGAAGCCCTAATTGTTGTATTTAAAATAGCTATTGATGGATATGAAGAGATGATTAATGCATTATATTTAATCTCTGGTGTATCAATAATATTAGTTGCTTTAGCAATATTTGTTTATTTAGATAAAAAGAAAAAATAAAGGATAAGAAATGCAAGAGTTTATAGCCGCATCATCAAACTCTAAAGAGATTTTAAATTCAGCCAAACTTTTACAAGCTGTAAATATTCATGCTTTAATATATGGAGAAACAGGAGTAGGGAAAAAAACTTTAGCAAAGTTTATTACTCCTGATGCAAAAGTATTTACATGCTATGAACTACAAAAAGATATTTCTCAAAAAGTTTTAGATATCAATAAACAAACTATTATTATAGAAAAAATAGAAGAACTAACCAATATTGATCTTCTTTTATCTTGGATAGAAGAGAATGAGATTAGAATAATTGCAACAACACAAGCAAAAAAACTAAATCAAAAATTAAATGATTTTTTCTCTATTACCCTTTCAATTCCACCTTTAAACCAAAGAGAAGATGATTTAAAACTACTAACTCAAAAGTTTTCAAATGAAGCAAGTAAAGTTTTAAGAACAGAGAAGATACTTCCTTCAAAACTTATGCTAAATACAAATAAAAATGCCCATAGTTTAAGAAAGTCTATATATTTTTCTTATCTTTTTGAAACAGTAGGCGAAGATGAAATTCTTATGTTTTTAGAAAACTATATGTTTACAAACTTACAAGGAGAGAACTCTTATAAAGATTTCTTGTATCTTTTTGAAGTACCTTTATTAAAAGCAGCCAAGAAAAAATATAAGTCGCAAGTTCAAATGGCAAAATATTTAGGATTAAATAGAATTACCCTAAGAAAAAAACTAGATACACACAAAGAGTTATTATGATAAATGAATTTAATTTAAATAAAGTAAATCTAAAAGTAGAAGAGTTAATATCAAATAATGCAAGTGATTTTGAAATATCAAAAGTATTTAAAAATCACATAAAAGAGTACAAGAAATCAATAGATATTGTACTTGATACTACTGGTGGAAAAGATTTTTTTGTAAAAAATACAAAACATACAGATAAATTTTTAACTTCTTTATATAAATATATTCTAAGAAAACATTTTGGTTCATATCAACCTATGAGTACAGCTATTCCTATTACTTTAGTTGCCCTTGGAAGTTATGGAAGAGAACAACTTTGTATCTATTCTGATATTGATTTGATGATACTTTATGAGGATATTAAAGGTTATAATTTAAAAGAGATTATGGAAGACTTTATTACTCTTGCTTGGGATTGTGGATTAAAATTGGGTTCAAGAGTTCATGAACTAAATGAAATAGAAGATGCAGTGAAAGAAGATATTACAATAAAAACTTCAATCATTGAATCAAGAGTAATTTGTGGTTCAAAATATCTTTGGTTTGCTTATGAAAATACTTTAAATAATATCAGAAAAACAGATATAGAAGATTTTGTAATTGAAAAACTTGAAGAACATAAACAAAGACTATTAAAATATCCACTAAAAATGGAGCCAAATATAAAAGATGGATATGGAGGGCTTAGAGAATCAAATATGATTTCTTGGATGTCTTATATTCTTTATGGTACACAAAATACTAAAGATTTAATAGGCAAAGAGATAACAGAAGAAGAACATAAAATATATAGAAGTTCTTTAGAGTATATTTTTCAAGTTAGAAATGCACTTCATAATATATCAAAAAGAAAATTAGATGTTGTAAACTTTGATGTATTACCAGAGCTTAGCTCAAAACTTGGTTTTATAAATAAACCAAGATATACAAAAGAGAGACAATGCATGTCAAAGCTTTTGTATTCATTGCATAATATTCATTTCTTTTCTACTGTAATGGTAAAAAAGTTTGCAAGAGTTTTATTAAAACAAAATACTGAATTAAAACTATTAAAAAGTACAAGACTTAAAAAGAACCTTTATTTATTTGAGGGAAAAGTTTATACATCTTTTCATAGAAAACCTATAAGTTTAAATCTATTTTTAAAAGAATTAATTTCTTTACCAAAAGAAGTTAAATCTTTTGATAGATCTTATATTTATTATGCAAGTAAAATCAAAGTTCCTACAAAACAAACAAATGAATTAAAGAAAAACATTAAAACTTTGCTATTAAAAACATCTTTATATCCAATAATAAAACTTTTATATAATTCAAATTTATTTAAAGCAATAATACCTATTACAAAAAAAATAATAAATCAACCTCAATTTGATGGATATCATCAACACCCAGTTGATATACACTCAATAAAAACCTTAAAAAAGATTGAAAATATTGAAGATACATTTATCAAAGAGATTTATGATTCACTAACTCCTAGTGAAAAATCAGTCACAAAACTTGCTGCACTTTTACACGATGTAGGAAAAGGAAGAACTGGAGATCATCATATAGCAGGAGAAAAACTCTCTAAGAATTTCATGCTTTCTTTAGATTTTGATAGCAAACAAGTGCAAATGGGAAGTCAATTAGTAAGATATCATAATAAAATGAGTGCTTATGCTAAAAATGAAGATATATACTCTGAAAGAATAATCTTAGCATTTACAGGTATTGTAAAATCAAGACAAATGTTAAAAATGCTTTATATTGTAACTTATGCTGATATCTCAGCAGTTGGTAAAAATGTGTTTAATAGCTCAACGGCTTCACTTTTAAAAGAACTCTATTTTCAATCACTTCCAGCTTTTGAGAATCTTGAGTTATTAAAAGAAAGCTCAAGAAGGGTTGCAAAAATCAATACAATTAAAAATTTAAAAAGATACAAAGAGTTATCTAATCTTATGAAAAGAAAAATAAAGTATATCTCATCAAATCAAATTTTCTTAAGATTAAAAGCTGAAGATATTTTAGATATTGCAATAAAAGCAAAAGATGTAAATAGCTATATATATAAAATCACAAATAATCAACAATTGGTTATTAGAATAATTAGAAAAATTCCTTTAAATTTAGGTTTTTTACTTGGAAAATTAGAGTTTCTAAATATTTTTAGTATGAATATTTTTAAACTTTATGATGAGAAAAAAGCTTTTGAGATTACTTTTAGTGAAAAAGTTGACCAAGGAGATATTGAGCTTGTTAAACAAATAATTGAAAGTTCATTTGATATGAGCAAGATAACAAAAACTAGAAAACCTGTTATCAAAAAAAATGAAGTTATTGCAAACTGTAACCATAGTCCATATCTAGCTTCGCTTCAAGTAAAAACAAAAGATCAAAAGGGACTTTTTGCTTATATTGCAAAAATATTTGATGATTTTAATATCGAAATTGAAAGTGCTAAACTTGCTAGTACTAAAAATTACACAAGAGATTTAATTTTGATTGAGAAAAATGGAACTTTTTGTGGGAAACAAGATGAAATTATCAATCTTATTTGCTCAAATGAAGATTAATCTTCATTTGAAGCCAATTTAGATACAGCTTTAAAATCCATCTTTCCACTACCAAGTCTTGGTATTTGTTCTACAACTTTATATTCACTTGGAATTAAAAGTTTATTATCAAAAGAGTTTTTAATTTTTTGCTTTAACTCTTGAAGTTTTAAAGAAGAGATATTACTTAAAAGTAAAACTATTTTCTCTCCTTTTTTTTCATCTTTCATAACACTTGCCACAATTT
The window above is part of the Malaciobacter marinus genome. Proteins encoded here:
- a CDS encoding P-II family nitrogen regulator — protein: MKKIEAIIKPFKLDDVKEALVEIGITGMTVSDVKGYGRQQGHSELYRGAEYIVDFLAKVKIEVVVNDEDVEQTINAIIESSKTGKIGDGKIFVTPLDEVVRIRTEQRGSEAV
- a CDS encoding ammonium transporter, whose product is MENFADVKYILDGFLFVFAGILVMWMAAGFAMLEAGLTRTKNNATVLTKNIALFAISCIMFYFVGYNFMYGDGSSFIGSGAMLSGKTNEAMGYPVMADFFFQVVFVATAASVISGTIAERMKLWPFLIFVVVLSGVIYPIQGHWTWGGSELGGILAGFSDFAGSTIVHSVGGWAALAGVLILGARKGKYGKNGNVRPIPGSNLTLATLGTFILWMGWFGFNGGSQLALGSKADIDGIALVIADTNMAACAGAIAAAILTQLIYKKVDLTMVLNGALAGLVSVTAGPDLGMVISFIEGIVGGVLVVIAVPLWDKLKIDDPVGALSVHLVAGIWGTLAVGIFNPDVSFFAQIKGVVVIGIFVFVSSFIVWKVLDLVIGLRVDEETEINGLDIHETGLEAYPEFKRS
- a CDS encoding sigma 54-interacting transcriptional regulator, coding for MQEFIAASSNSKEILNSAKLLQAVNIHALIYGETGVGKKTLAKFITPDAKVFTCYELQKDISQKVLDINKQTIIIEKIEELTNIDLLLSWIEENEIRIIATTQAKKLNQKLNDFFSITLSIPPLNQREDDLKLLTQKFSNEASKVLRTEKILPSKLMLNTNKNAHSLRKSIYFSYLFETVGEDEILMFLENYMFTNLQGENSYKDFLYLFEVPLLKAAKKKYKSQVQMAKYLGLNRITLRKKLDTHKELL
- a CDS encoding HD domain-containing protein, with the translated sequence MINEFNLNKVNLKVEELISNNASDFEISKVFKNHIKEYKKSIDIVLDTTGGKDFFVKNTKHTDKFLTSLYKYILRKHFGSYQPMSTAIPITLVALGSYGREQLCIYSDIDLMILYEDIKGYNLKEIMEDFITLAWDCGLKLGSRVHELNEIEDAVKEDITIKTSIIESRVICGSKYLWFAYENTLNNIRKTDIEDFVIEKLEEHKQRLLKYPLKMEPNIKDGYGGLRESNMISWMSYILYGTQNTKDLIGKEITEEEHKIYRSSLEYIFQVRNALHNISKRKLDVVNFDVLPELSSKLGFINKPRYTKERQCMSKLLYSLHNIHFFSTVMVKKFARVLLKQNTELKLLKSTRLKKNLYLFEGKVYTSFHRKPISLNLFLKELISLPKEVKSFDRSYIYYASKIKVPTKQTNELKKNIKTLLLKTSLYPIIKLLYNSNLFKAIIPITKKIINQPQFDGYHQHPVDIHSIKTLKKIENIEDTFIKEIYDSLTPSEKSVTKLAALLHDVGKGRTGDHHIAGEKLSKNFMLSLDFDSKQVQMGSQLVRYHNKMSAYAKNEDIYSERIILAFTGIVKSRQMLKMLYIVTYADISAVGKNVFNSSTASLLKELYFQSLPAFENLELLKESSRRVAKINTIKNLKRYKELSNLMKRKIKYISSNQIFLRLKAEDILDIAIKAKDVNSYIYKITNNQQLVIRIIRKIPLNLGFLLGKLEFLNIFSMNIFKLYDEKKAFEITFSEKVDQGDIELVKQIIESSFDMSKITKTRKPVIKKNEVIANCNHSPYLASLQVKTKDQKGLFAYIAKIFDDFNIEIESAKLASTKNYTRDLILIEKNGTFCGKQDEIINLICSNED